A genomic segment from Nicotiana sylvestris chromosome 1, ASM39365v2, whole genome shotgun sequence encodes:
- the LOC104214227 gene encoding transcription factor MYB4-like: MVRAPCCEKMGLKKGPWTPEEDQVLVSYIQTNGHGNWRALPKLAGLLRCGKSCRLRWTNYLRPDIKRGNFTREEEDSIIQLHEMLGNRWSAIAARLPGRTDNEIKNVWHTHLKKRLKNYQPPQNSKKHSKNNLDSKAPSTSQTFNNSDNFSNIQEDINGPVTGPNSPQRSSSEMSTVTADSTAMTTITIDDQNMFKQLDEMNSSESFIPEIDESFWTNDLSTGDNSNFDMEGTGEELQVQFPFSSVKQESMDMVGTKLEDDMDFWYNVFIKSGDLLDLPEF; this comes from the exons ATGGTGAGAGCTCCTTGTTGTGAGAAGATGGGGTTGAAAAAAGGACCATGGACTCCTGAAGAAGATCAAGTTCTTGTTTCTTATATTCAAACAAATGGCCATGGCAATTGGAGAGCCCTTCCTAAATTAGCTG GACTTTTGAGATGTGGGAAGAGTTGCAGATTACGTTGGACTAACTATTTGCGTCCAGATATAAAGAGGGGAAACTTTACTAGAGAAGAAGAAGACTCCATTATTCAGttacatgaaatgcttggcaaTAG aTGGTCTGCAATAGCAGCGAGATTACCAGGACGAACGGACAATGAAATTAAAAATGTATGGCACACCCACTTGAAAAAGAGGCTTAAAAATTATCAGCCtcctcaaaactccaaaaaacACTCCAAAAACAATCTTGATTCCAAAGCTCCTAGTACTTCTCAAACCTTCAATAATTCAGACAATTTTAGCAACATTCAAGAAGATATTAATGGGCCCGTGACCGGCCCGAACTCGCCACAACGATCGTCTAGCGAGATGTCGACTGTCACAGCCGATTCAACGGCCATGACGACCATCACAATCGATGATCAGAATATGTTTAAGCAATTAGATGAGATGAACTCGTCTGAAAGTTTTATTCCAGAGATTGATGAGAGTTTTTGGACGAATGATTTATCCACGGGCGATAACTCGAATTTTGATATGGAGGGTACCGGTGAAGAATTACAAGTCCAATTTCCATTTTCTTCCGTGAAGCAAGAAAGTATGGACATGGTTGGAACAAAATTAGAGGACGACATGGACTTTTGGTACAATGTTTTCATAAAGTCTGGGGACTTACTAGATTTACCGGAATTTTGA